The Ananas comosus cultivar F153 linkage group 20, ASM154086v1, whole genome shotgun sequence region GCAAATCTTGAATAAATTATAGCTTCTGGCAAAATTATGCAAAgaaaaattgtcaaaaattaaagtatttttaGTTATAGTGCACGAGTGATGCACGTTGCGCTTgcgaattaaattaaattaaactaaaaataaaattttaagcgAAAATGAattcggattttaatttgaagatATTAAATGGTTTTTGATGGCATAggaatttatctttttaattagtCTGTTTACAAATTCGATTTATTTCTAAgtgtattttatatttagttgtACCAtaagtattttttgtatatgttCAATGACATGCAAATTCTTAAGTAATGTATacccaaaatttaaatatttgaattgattccaaaatttaaattatttatatttaaaattgcaGATCAAATgtcacttttaaatttgaatctattaTTTGAAGTTAATCTATTGTTGTTGATTTGATAGATCTATTTTTTAACCATTATATTGTTCAAACCTTAtttacttttaattaattaattaattaactaactaactTTGCAATTTGTttggaatatatattttttttttttgtcatattaGACTTATAACGAACAACCTTTTATCGTTACCTCGCCTTTTTTCTTTACGCACCAACCcgcaaaaaaccaaaaaaaacctTTCGAGCGAGTGGGGGGACATTGTATGATTGTAAAGTGGGGTGAGCTCACCCAAGCGACCAGAGTCCAACCGTGTCGTGGGACTGTGGGAGTGGTGGGGAGGGTATGGTTACCGCAGCGCGTCGTTATGTCTTCTTAGGGCCTACCTTTTTTTCCGGCCGAAACGGGCCTGGAAACTCCCATTTTCAGGCCCGGCCTGGCGCGTCTACAAATTGAAACTCAGCCTCAGGCCGCCCCCAAGCCGGGCCGACATTTCCGGACGCTCGTCCGAGCACGGCCCTCAGCCCAGCATGCGACGGGCCGGACCAGGCCGGGGGGAATCTTTgtttctaaattattaaaagGATATCATAGctagaaataatttatattcttatttgttctgaaaaaaaaaattaaaaattaaaaattaaaaaggatttatacaaaaatttaaaattttaaaagtatttatacaaaaatttaaaatttaaaatttaaaatgtaaaattttaaaaatcatttgaataaaattaaaggaattataaatatttaaaaattatctgggcataagttaaaaaaaaaaaaaatttacaaattatttctataaaactaaaaaaattaaaaaattaaaattatttgaataaaatttaaaaaaaaataaaaaagtattcgGCGAATGTTCCGTCCCCACAAGCCACGCGTACGGTCACCTCCGGGAACTCGTGACCTCAATTCTTTTTCGATGCCAACCCtggaaaaaatttaatttatttaacggCGTGTCAGAGGGTGTTGTATGAGGGGTGAGCTCACGGGCGGTGACCATACTCACAGACAGCTGCTTTCAAGTTTCAACTGCACCATCCGTTCAGAGGATATTTGTAGCTtttaactaataatttttttaaaagctcacTCATTAAGACATTATTTACAATATTATACTTTTGaatgtaatttttaatatttgaacaGTTTCatactatattataatattggtatttctttttttttttctaaatttattagTGTTAGATATATATGGTCTGAGGTAGACCAGGTTTAAGCTATAATATctctttggaaaaaaaaaaaaaaaatttaaatttatgaatttgaatttaatctACTGCTGATTCGATAGATCTATTTTTAAACCATTATATTTTTGTCAAACCTGATTTAATCAGTtaattaaataagtaattaattaattttgtaatttgtttggaatattttttttattatatttaggatTACATCTGTCTTCAAAATTTGTCTTTTgcttatatattatacataataaAGTAGTATGCATAGTATATATAGGTTTATTATGTGCGCTCATTCGCCCCCCAACTGGTGCGGTACAATCACCTACAGGTTAGCGTGACCTCGATATTTTTTAGGCATCAacgcaccaaaaaaaaaactttcggGCGAGTCGGCGGTATTGTAAAGTGGGGGTGAGCTCACCGGGGTGACCGGACTCAAATACCGCTTTGGCGGGAAAATTACGGTTACCGTGGCAGAATAACGGCCCATAATTGTCCAGCCGAAATGGGACTGGGCCGGGCCGGAGAGGCCCGGTCAGGCTAgcacgggccgggccgggccaggCCGGGAGGGCAGGACCCTTGCTAGCCTcgtattttctttacttttttagattttaaaactttttgctttaaaaaatttacaaaaaaattgtaaatattttttaatttctaaaagtatattatgtttacaaataattctaggtttaattttattctaaaaaattgaaactttttaaattacttatacataaatttaaaattgaaaaaattatttgaacaaaagttaaaaaaaaattgtacatgtttaaaaattatttggacgttatctaaaaaaaatttaaaaattatttgaataaaattcaaaaattaaagaatattaaaattatttgaataaaactaaaaattctaaaaaaaattggatagtttaagtgtgtgtgtgtgtatatatatatatatatatctccctTGATCCCTTCTCGCTTGGTGGGCTTCCTTGTCCCAAAGTTATTATTCCCCCCCATTGCCCCCTGGGGCTGGGGCTGGGGCTGGGGCTGGGGCTGTACTGGGCCGACAGGCCTAATCTGGGCCTCAATTTGTAGCCCATCACAGTGCGAATgttcgggccgggccgggccggaccCGGTCCGTTTTACATACATAGTCATAGTAGCCTCTAAGTGACGCGTATGGTCACCTCCCGGTACTAGTGACCTCAATTCTTTTGGGGTACGAACCctcgaaaaaaattatttaacgGGGTATGAGAGGATGTTGTATATGGGGTGAGCTCATTGGAGGTGACCATACTCAGAAACCGCCACCCCGTCGGATCGGAGGAGAGAAATGGGCGGTATTTTCACTCTCTCGGTTTTACATGGTTTGGTTAATAAATCCAGGCACAgcataatttcttttcttttttttaattcagttgctgatatatttttaaaaaattttctagtaTGTAAACATTGCAAAGAACATAAGCAGTCGGCGAAaatatattagtaatatattacttaaatattaagtagctcacaaaattaacagtgggaaaaaaaaaaccttttacATAATGTATGCTCCAATTTCACAgtgaatcatttttttttaaagcccACTCATTGAGATATTATTTACAATATTATACTTTTGAATGTAATTTGAAACAAGTGAAAAGTTTCATCCTAAATTATAATATTggcactttttcttttttactaaatttattagTGTTAGATAATGTGGTCGTGGATCGTGGTAGACATGGTTTAAACTACAATATCTCTTTTTTGCttggggagaaaaaaaaagaaagtgtgCCGAAGAGAGGTAGAAAAGATTGGATGGAACATTACTATAATATTCAACTGCGCGAGAGCAAAAAAGGAGTAAATAAGAGGACAGTTTGATCATAACACATCATTGAGGTGTGcagattttatatataatatacacaaTAAACACTGGCTAACCCACAACATGGTCGTTGGCAGTTCCTGCCTCAGAAACAACTAGCAGTGTCGCAAAACTCTAAATTATAGCTAATATTGATTCCGGCGTCGATAGCATTTCTGTTGAAGCACGCCAGGCATTCTATTTTCCTACCAGCTACGTCGATGCAATCAGTAACAAGATCTAGAAACAAGAAACGACGATGCCGCCAACACGAATCTCCTGGTTCCGTCGACGAACCAAGCACTCCTTTCTCATTTAGGATCCAAACAAATTAAGCAGAGACCCCCCATATAGTTCATTGTTCCCTGCTCTCAAGGCACAGCACCACCACTCTCAACGATCTCTTCCTTCTCCCCGAGAAACTCCAAAGGGCCACCGAAATAGTTCTCGGCCTCCAGTCTTAAAGACGAGTAAAGGTCCATTTCTCCTTTTGATTCGAGTCCGTTGATCAGTACCCTGTATGTGGTCTCATCTGGGTCACTCTCCCACAGCTTCATCAGGCGAAAACAGTCCACGGCCAAATGCGTGAACCCAAACTCCAAAAGCACCTTGAGAAGCGAATTGAAGCCTTCCGTGTCAGCCTCCAGAGACTCCGCCTTCAGATATGAACACATCAATTCGACCTTTTCGTTCAAGCCGCTGCTTGCGAGCACATTGGTCATATCAGTGTACAAGGATAACTGGGGCTTATACCAATATTCCTTCCTAATCTCTTCGAAGACCTATCAGAAAGCAGAATGCCCGCGGTCATATCAGAGAACTTCACTGGCATCTTCTAGTCTTCTAGACAAGAAATTTCCATTCGGCACTGTTGCCTAATTAGTAACTAAACATTATATAAGTACAAAGAAGGgagtcaaaatcaaaattaaaagtagGGAAGTTTCACTGCATACCTGTTCAAAGGATATGCAACAATCAAAATAGCAAGATGCTTTTCCCGCAAGCATTAACAACTGGTACAATGATCGGACACACTAGAAAGAAGATGCTTGATAGCAATTTGAACATGAAAATGAACATGAAGAGAGTGGTTGGTCATGTAACTCAAACAACTCAAACAGATTAGGTTTGCAGGGAATAATAGCACACCGGATGATCCGTAATGgccattccaattccaattcGGTAAGGTTGATTGTGTAAATGCTGAGGATGAACATTTCACTGCTCGTGATGCTCGGCTTGCTTACATCCTTATAGCTACTTTTTAACAAATATATTGCACATTAGGTTTTCAGCAAAGGTATAATATATTTCTTCTGTGGTTGAGAGCAGTCGAAAGGGCTACAAAGATGGTCGAAATTTCATAACAAAGCCTCAAATCCTACTACACCTCGCACGACTACTCATTCAGCATCCAAATTTCTGAGGAAAGCATGCGGAGAACAACTCCTTCGTTCTTCAATTTCAGCATCAAACCCTCTTTATCTTAGGGTCCGCTAAAACaaaagaagggagagagaaatgggAGATTGAGCTAGAATCGAAGAACCTGGAGGGCTAAGAGAGCCTCGCCCTGCGCGAGGAGCTCCTTGAACACGGCGACCATGTCGGCCATGATCAGGCGCCGGAGCTTCGAGTCGAGGGCGCGATCCAGCGCATCAGCGCCGCGGATCCGAGCGCGCTTGAGGGATTGGACGGCGTTGATGGCCTCGATGCTGAGGTAGCGGCCCCTCTGGGTGGGCTTCCGATTCTTGCTCCGGTCCCTCATGGTGATGACCAtcctccccttccccttccccttcccccaCCCCTTGGTCGCGCCGTGGGGAAGGAGATGCAGGGTTTCGGGAGCGCCATTGTCGCGCAGAGCCGGGGAAGAGAGCATGCTCCACCTCcgcacccctctctctctctccgccgcCCCGACGGGATTAGGGATTTAGGATAGgccttagagagagaaagggagggggGCCGAAAAAGCCTGAGCACAGACGCTTGCGGTGGAGAGAAGTCGGCGGCGAATTAACTTGAGCGGCCGACTCCCTGTAGAGCCTGAGCATAGACGCTTGCGGTAGAGAGAAGTCGGTGGCGAATTAACTTGAGTGGCCGACTCCAACGGGGAGTCGGCTAACTACCTATTTGACagatagattattattattatatcatacaatattttgtgtgtattttGCGAGCTGACCTCATTTGCTTTGATCGGTACTCAACAAATTTGTCAGTGATTCAGTTCAAATTTGTGTTCGATCCACATCCAAATCCAATCAACCGAGAAGTAAAACAACATTTAGCATTACATTGATGATTGATTTCAATCTATACTAACACTACACCTCCTAGCTGCAAATCTGCTGACAACAATCTCACAATCAGTGCATTGCGAACCACCCTGTGACCCCCCGCATACAACAGCTGAGACATTACGACATTACCTTGCTACGAAGACTAACTCGTTACAACACTCTTtcgcttttcctttttttttttttctccccccctttttcttcttttctctttgtgaGAGATAAGAGATCACTACAACACTCTACAGATACTAACTAATAAACAGACACACCCCACCTGATGGAAACAGACAAGATAGCAGCAATTTCTACCCCTACATACGCATAACTAGTATTCTCAGTTCACCTGCGGTGAAAGTTCTTTTAAAAAAGGGGCCGCTATGGGGACTACAAGGAGACTCTTAAGCATCTGTAAGTTACTTCCAGGGCATGCTCGGCAAGCCCGGTTGGTTGCTGTGGTTATACGTGCCGCCGGTGCTTTGATTCAGCGGGCTTCCAGCCCCACCACCCGACGACTCGCTCATCGTGCCTCGAGAGGGAGGACTGCTGGGCCCTGCTGGACCAACTGAGCCGAACATCCCCGGGGCAGATGCAAGATCCAAAGGTTTTGGATGCTTCTGCTTCGGCTGTTTCTTCCCGTCTGCAATAAAGCTTCCCACAACCACCtgttaaaacaaattaattatttgctgCTCTTTATTgattgaaaaatatatacacTACAGAACCACGACGATCTCATTCGTTGCTACTCATTCGTTGCTAGTTACTGATGAAGCATTTTTATGGTGTGGCACAAAATCCTCCAATGGAAGAAATTTCTAACGGAAGGGGGTGAAATATGTAGCTAACTGACAATAGAAACGAAATCTTAATCGGAAGCAAAGAATGATAAGACACACCCAAGGTCAGACGAAGGGTAAAATTTCAattgcaaataataataataataataataataataagaatttcAAGTTATGCATGAACTTTATGCTTAATAGTTTTGATAATTCTTCATGCTTTTACCCgaattctttttcttccctttttttttttggagaagtGTGTGTACATTTGTATTGCAGATTTAGCTTGAATCTCGCTTAAGAAGtactaataaaaatatagacACTTTGCAGCCATTAAAAAGGTGTGAATACATTTTCTTTAATAAAACTTCGCCCGGACATAATTAGGATGAATAACAGGTGCTCATGAGATTGATAGAAGTTGTAGGGGTATCAGCATATATGTGTGTATTcatctataattttattatcctGACAAAAACCCAATTTAGGAAAACATTAGGTCTCTAATGAAACTTGATGGACTTTacagaaaaataaaagcaatGAAAGCTTAGGCAGTAAAATCAAGttcttcaaattttagataactATTTATGAAATGCCCTAGTACAGGAAAGGTTCATAAGTTCTAACCAAAAAGATAAGTACCTGGACTGGTGATGCCGCAGTGAGGAGTCCTGCCACTCCACCACCCAAGACACGGCCATCGGGACCCGCCAGTGAAACACTCAGCCCACCAGTTCGACTCCGCTGACCACCACTCTCTGACAGCAGAAATGAGCCAGACAATGACAAGATCTCAAACCGGCCCTGCATACGACATTATGGAAATTTCATCTGATGCAATAACACAATCTCCAACAACAATGAGAATTAGTCCTTAATCAGCGGAAGACTATATTTCCTGCAATCAACTTACAGGTCAAAA contains the following coding sequences:
- the LOC109725529 gene encoding pentatricopeptide repeat-containing protein At2g36240-like, translated to MLSSPALRDNGAPETLHLLPHGATKGWGKGKGKGRMVITMRDRSKNRKPTQRGRYLSIEAINAVQSLKRARIRGADALDRALDSKLRRLIMADMVAVFKELLAQGEALLALQVFEEIRKEYWYKPQLSLYTDMTNVLASSGLNEKVELMCSYLKAESLEADTEGFNSLLKVLLEFGFTHLAVDCFRLMKLWESDPDETTYRVLINGLESKGEMDLYSSLRLEAENYFGGPLEFLGEKEEIVESGGAVP